Genomic segment of Kibdelosporangium phytohabitans:
CACGCTTGCAGGAGCTGCACGCCGCGCCGGAACTGCTGCTGGTCGTCAACGTGTGGGACGCCATCACCGCCAAGGTCGTCGCCGAAACGCCCGGCACGCAGGCGCTGGCCACGCCGAGCCACGGCATCGCGGCCTCCCGCGGCTACCCGGACGGCGAGCAGATCCCACGTGACGAGATGATCGCCGAGGTCGCCTTGATCGTGCGGGTGGCCGGTGATCTGCCGGTCACGGCCGACCTGGAGGCCGGTTACGGCGACCCGGGTGGCACGGTGGCCAGGGCGATCGACGTCGGCGCGGTGGGCTGCAACCTCGAGGACCAGATGAAGCCGCTGGACGAGTCGGTGCGGGCGGTCGAGGCCGCGGTCGCCGCCGCGCAGGCCGCCGGTGTCGACTTCGTACTCAACGCGCGGACGGACGCCTTCATCAAGGCCGCGGACCGTGATCCCGAGGACGTGCTCAACGAGGCGATCACCCGCGGCCGGGCATACCTCGAGGCGGGCGCCTCGAACTTCTTCGTACCCGGCAAGCTCGACGTCAGCCAGGTCGAGCGCCTGGTGGAGGCGTTGGGCGAGCGCAAGGTGAACCTGATCGGCATCCCCGGCTCGATCCCGCTGGCCACCGCGCAGCAGCTCGGTGTCTCGCGCGTCTCGTACGGGCCGTGGAGCCAGAACGTCGCGCTGACCGCGCTCGCCAAGCTCGCCGAGGACGTCTACGCAGGCGGTGGTTTGCCCGCCGACACACGCAAGCTCAACTGAATCTCGTGGAAAGTGTGGGGTTGGATGGCCGAGTTGCCCGGAGTTCATCCGACCGCGGTCGTGGCCGATGACGTGGAACTGGCCGACGACGTCCGGATCGGGCCGTACGCGGTGATCCACGACGGCGTCCGGCTGGCGCCAGGGGTGCGGATCGACGCGCACGCGGTGATCGGCGGCGAGCCGCAGGACCTGTCGTTCGCCGGCGGCCGGACCTGCCTGGAGATCGGCCGCGGCACCGCGGTCAGGGAAGGCGCGGTCATCCACCGCTCGACCACCCCTGACCGGCCGACCAGGATCGGCGCCAGCTGCCTGATCATGGGACAGAGCCACATCGGCCACGACTGCTGGGTCGGCGACGGTGTCGTCGTCTGCCAGCAGTCCGCGCTCGCCGGTCACGTGACCGTCGGCGACCACGCGGTGATCGGCGGCATGACCGGCGTGCACCAGCACGTCCGGGTGGGCAGCCGGGCGATGGTCGCCGCGATGGCCAAGGTGAACCGCGATGTCCTGCCGTTCTCCGCGGTGGACGGCAATCCGGCCACCCACCGCGCGTTGAACGCGGTCGGCCTGCGCCGCGCCGGAATCCGCGGCGACGAGTACGCGGCGCTGCGGGCCGCGTTCCACCGATTACGCGAGGGGCAGGACCCCGGCGACAGCACCGAACTGGTCGGCGTGCTCAAGGACTTCCTGGCCGCACGGTCCACGCGGGGGATTTCCCCGTTCCACCGCGGGAGGTGCGCGTCGTGAGCTGGACGTTGGCCGAACTGGCTGGGCCGCTGAGCGCCGCGGTCGGTGACAGCCCGGATTTCCGTGTGCTGCGACCGGTCGCCGTCGACTCGGACGACCCTGGTGGACTGACCTTCTGTGAGAGCAGGAAGTACCTGCGGCAGTTGACGGCACACGCGGCGGGCGCCGTGATCGTGCCGCCTGGACTCGAAGTGGACCGGCCGCACCTGATCGCGAGCAAGCCCCGCGTGGCTTTCGAGACCTTCCTGACGATGTGCCGGCGGCCTCTGCCGTCACGGACCGGTGTCCACCCGACCGCGATCGTCGACCCCCTTGCCGAAGTGGACGCCACAGCGTCCGTCGGGCCGTACGCAGTCATCGAGCAGGGTGCGCGGATCGGCGCTGGGGTCAAGGTCTTCCCGTTCTGCTACGTGGGCGAGAACTGCGTGGTCGGCGCGGACACCGTGCTGTATCCCCATGTCGTCCTGTATCAGGACGTCAAGGTCGGTGCGCGGTGCGTTCTGCACGCCCACGTGACCCTGGGCGCCGACGGATTCGGATTCCGGTGGGACGGCCGCACGCAACGCAAGATCGAACACGTCGGTGGCGTGCTGATCGGCGACGACGTGGAGATCGGCGCGAGCAGCGCCGTCGACCGGGCCACCGCGGGCGCGACCGCGGTCGGCGACGGCGTGAAACTCGACAACATGGTCCAGATCGGGCACAACGCGCGGATCGGCGACCACACGGTGATCTGTGGCCAGTCGGCCGTGGCGGGCAGTTCCGTGCTCGGGGAGCGGGTGACGTTGGCCGGCCAGACCGGCGTCGCGGACCACGTGACAGTGGCCGGCGGCGTGTCCTTCGCAGCGAGAACGTTGACGACCAAGGACATCCCGGACCCCGGTGTCTATTACGGAGTTCCGGCGCGGCCGTTGGCGGAAGGCCTGCGGATCGTGGCGCGGCTGCCGCACCTGCACGAACGGATCGAGAAACTGGAGCGCGGCGAGTGAAGGCGCGTCGCCGGACAGTGGCCAGCCCGGTACGACTCGACGGCCGGGGGCTGCACTCGGGCCGTCCTGTACGCGTGACCATCCACCCCGGCGAAGACGGTATCGCCTTCCGGCACGGCGGAACGAGGATTCCAGCAGCACCGGACGCGGTGACCGGCACGAGAAGGAACACCACGCTGGGTGACGTGGCCACGGTCGAGCACATCATGAGTGCGTTCGCGGGTGTGGAGATCACGGACGCGGAGGTCGAGGTGTCCTGTCCGGAGCTTCCGGCACTGGACGGCAGCGCGGCCGGTTTCGTCGCAGCACTGGACGCCGTCGAAGAACTGACGCCCACGGAAATCGCGCTCCCGGACCGAGAAGTAGTCGTCAGCGACAACGACGCGTGGATTCGTGTCCAGCCCGGCACAGGTCAGTGGACCTACAGCTATGAATGCTTCGGCGTGACGCAGACGGTGAAGTGCGTGATGCCGGACGACTACCTCACCGGTGTCT
This window contains:
- a CDS encoding isocitrate lyase/PEP mutase family protein translates to MITIADKATRLQELHAAPELLLVVNVWDAITAKVVAETPGTQALATPSHGIAASRGYPDGEQIPRDEMIAEVALIVRVAGDLPVTADLEAGYGDPGGTVARAIDVGAVGCNLEDQMKPLDESVRAVEAAVAAAQAAGVDFVLNARTDAFIKAADRDPEDVLNEAITRGRAYLEAGASNFFVPGKLDVSQVERLVEALGERKVNLIGIPGSIPLATAQQLGVSRVSYGPWSQNVALTALAKLAEDVYAGGGLPADTRKLN
- the lpxA gene encoding acyl-ACP--UDP-N-acetylglucosamine O-acyltransferase, coding for MAELPGVHPTAVVADDVELADDVRIGPYAVIHDGVRLAPGVRIDAHAVIGGEPQDLSFAGGRTCLEIGRGTAVREGAVIHRSTTPDRPTRIGASCLIMGQSHIGHDCWVGDGVVVCQQSALAGHVTVGDHAVIGGMTGVHQHVRVGSRAMVAAMAKVNRDVLPFSAVDGNPATHRALNAVGLRRAGIRGDEYAALRAAFHRLREGQDPGDSTELVGVLKDFLAARSTRGISPFHRGRCAS
- the lpxD gene encoding UDP-3-O-(3-hydroxymyristoyl)glucosamine N-acyltransferase, coding for MSWTLAELAGPLSAAVGDSPDFRVLRPVAVDSDDPGGLTFCESRKYLRQLTAHAAGAVIVPPGLEVDRPHLIASKPRVAFETFLTMCRRPLPSRTGVHPTAIVDPLAEVDATASVGPYAVIEQGARIGAGVKVFPFCYVGENCVVGADTVLYPHVVLYQDVKVGARCVLHAHVTLGADGFGFRWDGRTQRKIEHVGGVLIGDDVEIGASSAVDRATAGATAVGDGVKLDNMVQIGHNARIGDHTVICGQSAVAGSSVLGERVTLAGQTGVADHVTVAGGVSFAARTLTTKDIPDPGVYYGVPARPLAEGLRIVARLPHLHERIEKLERGE
- a CDS encoding UDP-3-O-acyl-N-acetylglucosamine deacetylase, with translation MKARRRTVASPVRLDGRGLHSGRPVRVTIHPGEDGIAFRHGGTRIPAAPDAVTGTRRNTTLGDVATVEHIMSAFAGVEITDAEVEVSCPELPALDGSAAGFVAALDAVEELTPTEIALPDREVVVSDNDAWIRVQPGTGQWTYSYECFGVTQTVKCVMPDDYLTGVSRARTIAHAHEVQALLDSGIGQGLDIGSVVLIGTDGYGNEPRYPDEPARHKLLDLAGDLYLAGIPARCLDVTAHRSGHTAGVRMAALLASSRCP